The region CGCTCGAAGCGGTGACGGCGGATGACGAAGTGGCGGCGTGCCTGGAAGATTTGCGCGCCGCCATGCTGGCAAAGCCTTGGCGGGTGTATGGCAACGGTTTGGATGAAGAAACCGCCGACCGCATTTGGAAAAACCTGCGCCATCATCTGCCCGTGTTGGCCGAAGTGGTGCTGACCGCCCGTTTGGGCGGCTACGGCGTGGCGCGTTATGTGTATCACCGCGAGCCGGACGGTTTTATTGCTATCCGCCAAGTATCAAACAAGGCCGGGGAGTTGGACAGATACCGCCCTTTGCTTGACGGCACGCTGGTTTATCGCGGCTTGGCCGGGGATAAGCTGTGTGACCTGAATCTGATGTATCTGTTTTTAAGCCACCGCGCCACCAGTACCAATCCGGCAGGGGAAATGGCCGCCGCGCGACTGTATGCGCCGGTGGCCTTGCGTAAAAAGGGCTTTGTGTATGCCGCGCAATTCGTCACGCGCTATGCACAGCCTTATATGGTTGCCAAAATCACAGCAAACACCGAAGAAGAGCACCACAGTTTTTTAAGCCGCTTTTATACCTTCCTCAGCGGCGGCGCGCTGACCATCGGGCGCGAAGATGATATGCAGATGCTACAGAACAGTGCCGACGGTCAGGCATTCCGCCGTTTGGAAAACTTAGCCAATGCGAGGATTCAGAAAGCCCTGCTCGGCAAAGTCAAAACGTCTGATTTGGAAACGTCCAGCCGTGCCAGCCAGGAAACCGAAGAAAACAACCGCGAAGAGCGTGTCGGTGCTTATTTAATGCTGCTGTCGCAAGCCGCGCAGCATTTTATAGACGCGCTGGTGATGGCCAACAATGCCTACGGCTTGCCGGTCAAGGCCGATAAGGGCGTGTGGTTTGAGTTTGAACAGGAAACCAAAGTCGATGTGCAGCGTGCCGAACGTGATAAAAAGTATCTCGAAAGCGGCAGCTTGCGCCTGACGCGCGACTATTACCGCGATGTCTTGGGCTTTGACGAGGCGCATTTCGAAATCGTCGAACCTGCCATGCCGTCCGAAACGCCTGCGGCCAAGCTGTCGCTCAAACTTTCAGACGGCCTGAATCCTGCCAAACAGCCGCTGACGGTGGAGCAAGCCATCATGCAGCCCAAAATCCAAGCCGTGTTGTCGGCATTGGAAGAGTGTAACGACTACGCCGAATTCGAAGACCGCCTGTCGCAACTGGATTTGAGTAAAACCGACAATATCCTGATTCAGCGTTTGGTTTCAGACGGCCTGAAAGCATGGTCGGAAGGGGCGGCCGATGAGTGATGTCGAGTACAAACCGTCGGGCTTGGTCGACAAAGCGGCCTTGGAACATTTCAAGACCAAGAAGATTCTGCCCGGTTTCAGCCATTACGACGTGTGGCTGTATCAGCACAGCTTGGCGTTTACCGTGGCTAAGATGATGGATGCCGATATGCTGGCCGAAGTCAAACAGGCCATTGAACAGGCGTTGCAAAACGGCACAAGTTTTGCCGATTTCAAAAAACGCTTAAAACCGTATCTGATGGCAAAAGGCTGGTGGGGCGAGCAAATCATGACCGACCCGCTTGACGAGGTGCAAAAGCTGGTACAGCTCGGCAGCACCCGCCGCCTGAAAACCATCTTCAACACCAATATGCAGACCGCCTTTGCCGCCGGACAATGGCAGCGCATACAGGCCAACAAAGCCGCGCTGCCCTACCTGCGCTACAACGCGTCCGCCGCCGGCACGCCGCGCGACAGCCACAAACGCTATTACGGCCTGATTTTGCCGGTTGACCATGAGATTTGGAACGTTATCTTCCCGCCCAACGGCTACGGCTGCAAGTGTTCGGTTTCCGCGCTGACCCGCCGCCAAGCCGAACGCGAGGGTATCAGCGGAGAGCCGGATGTGGAGATGCTTGAGTTTACCAATCCGCGCACGGGGCAGACCGTGCTGATACCCGATGATATTACCCCGAGTTTTGCCCATAATCATGGTGACAGATTGGGGGCGATGAATGCGCTTTTTGCCGACAAACACGGCGACGGCTTTGTGGCGCGAGTGGCAGCGGAAGCTGACCGTCATGTATTTTCGCGTGTCGTGCGGCCTAATTTCTTGTCAGTAAAACCCGAATTGACGGTATTGGATGACGGTAAAATTCCGAACGCGCAAGCTTTAGTATATTCGGAAGCCGGGCGCGGTTATCAGTTGGGTTATGAATCGGCCGGCCACTACGGCTCACAAGAAGTAATCGAACGTGACGGTAAGTTTTACATTATCTCCTACGACATCGGCGGTGTGAACATCGAGCACGTTTCTGCCGAATTGCTGGAAACACGCAAAACTGAGGCTATTATGGTCGCTGTGAACGGATTGGATGGAAGTCTGCCCGATAAGATGGCTGCCAAAATCAAAGATGCCGATTTTGGCGGTGCCGACTTCGCCGATAAGTTGGCAGCGTATCTGTATACGACCAATGCTGGATACAAAAAAGTTAACCCGCGACTAATTGAAAACCGTGGGAAGCTGGACGGCCTGACAAATGATGTAGTACAAATCACCCGGGCGATTGACCGTTTCTTGGAGGTTTCGCCCAAGTATCAGGGCGTAACCAAACGAATGGTAAACAGCAATAAGATACCTGACCTGAAAAGTTATCTGATTGCGCATACCGTCGGCAATATGGTCAGATACAGTAACTTTACCAGTACCGCGCTGTCGTACGGTACATACGGCAAAAACTTGGATATTGAGCTGACGATCCACGGACGTAACGGCGTAAAAATCGAAGCTGTATCAGCGTTTGGCAGCACAGAAGCAGAGGTATTGATGCCGAGAAGCTCGGTTTATAAAGTCGTATCCCGAACAGAAACCGATGGCAAATATTTTATCGGACTTGAAGAAATTACCGGAAAAGGATATGATGAAACCCTGATTATCCAATTAAGCGATTTACGGGGGCGTCAATGAAGCAGGAAAGCTTGACCGAACGGCTTGCACGCCACGACGAAGAAATTTACGACATCCTTACCGATAAGGAGGCGCGTAAAAAATACGAGGAATGGTGCGCCGACCGCGAAGAGAAAATGCGTCAAATCCGCGAAGAAAACAAGCGCAAAGCAGCTTAACCCAAACCCACCCCCGCGGTGGGTTTTGCCGTATCTGATGACCCGTATTTCAAAATCCGCCCGAATTTGCGTTTTCGGCGCGTTTTCCCTCTTGGGGTAAGCTAGGGTATTCCCGAGCCGAGAAAGCCCCGCATTTGTTTTCAGGGGGGTGTTAAGGCGCGTTTTTATCATGTGCGCGCAATGACAATCTGCATATTTGCCTAAAGGCCGTCTGAAATCCGATTTTCAGACGGCCTTTTGCATCGAATCCGTCCTGCCGTCGGCGCACTAAGTGCATCGCCAGCCGTTATGACGCGCCATCCGCCGCCGTATCATGGCGGCATGAATACCAAAACCCCACTTAAAATCAAATTATCCGCCGCCGAGCCTGTGGCTTTGGCTACGGCTGCCGATGCGCCGCGCTCGTTTAAGGGGGTGGCCAATTCGGGCAAGCCGTTCGGTTACGGCGGCTATCAGACCGTGATTGACTTCGACAATTTGGCGCGCAAACCCAAAATGCCGGTGCTGCTCGAACACAGCCCCGTCAAGATGGCGGGCGTGTGCAGCCTGTCGGTCACTTCGGACGGTCTGATGGCGGAAGGCACCTTGCTTGACAACGAACACGGCAACGAAATCGCGGCGGCAGCCGACCAAGGCTTCCCGTGGGAGATGTCGGTTTATGTTCAGTCCGCATCTTATGAAGAGCTGTCGGCAGGTGCAACCGAAACGGTCAACGGCCGCGAAGTGACCGGCCCCGTTGTGATTATGCGCCAATGTATCATCCGCGAAGTGTCGTTTACCGCCGTCGGCGTCGACGGCAATACCGAGGCCGTGGTTTTGAGCGACGGCGCACCCTTCAAACCTTTTGAACCGGAGTTATCCATGACCAAAGAAGAACAGGCCGCGTTTGACGCGCTCAAAGCCGAAGTGGCCGCCTTGAAAGAAGAGAAGGCGCAGGCTTTGGCCGAAGCTGAAAAAGCCAAGGCGGAAAAGAAAAAAGCCGATGTTGCGGCCAAATTGTCGGCAGCCGGCTTTAAGGAAAAAGACGAAGGCTGGGACGGTTTGTCTCAAGCGACCGTCAATCTGCTGTTGTCGGCAGAACCCGAAGCCGCCGCCGCCATTATTGCCGACCTGAAGCCGACCGCGCAGGCCGCGACTATCCCTCCTGCTCTGTTGTCGGACAGTCCGGCAGCCCCGGCAGCGGAAGAAGGCGTGAAATTGTCCGCCGCCACAGCAACCAGTACGTTTAACAAGGGTTTGAACTATGTCTGAATACAAAAACAAAACCGTATCGCATGAGTTGGGCAATACCGTCGGCGACTACATCAAATATGAGGCCACCTATCAGACGCGTGTCGCCGTGGCCGCCGCGCCGGATACCAAGGCCGGTACGTTTGTCGATTTTCCGCTGCGCGGTAAAAAATTGGTTGCCCTGACCGACGAGTCCGACGGCAAAGTCGTGGTACAGCCGCACAACTGCGTTATTGACCTGTCTCTGCTGACCGCCGCCGCCGTCAATGCCGCCGCGGCCGAATCCGGTCTCGACGGCCTGAAAAAAGAAGGCGACCCTTACGGCATCGTCTACATCGGCACGCCGAAAGACTAAATGTTTGCAGGCTGTTTCAGACGGCCTGCTCCCGATTTTTGATTTTTTAAAGAGGTTTTAGCAATGCCATTATCCAATGACAGCAAATTCGGCGTCAAAGCCCTGACGATGGCCGTCAACCAAGTACCCGCCACGCCGACCCAAATCCGCGAGCTGGGTATTTTCGAGCCGCAATACCTGACCACCACCAACGTGGACGTGGAATATCAGGAAGGCCGCCTGAATCTGGTACAGAGCCGCGAGCGAGGTATGGGCGGTCAGCCGGTGCCGAAGAAAAGCCGCAATATCCGCACCTTTAAAATCCCGCACCTGCCGCAAGACGATGTGGTGCGCGCCGACGAAGTGCAGAACCTGCGCGCATTCGGCACCGAGCAAGCAGCCACCGTGGAAAGCGTGGTCAACGACAAGCTGGCCGACGGCAAACTGAATTTGGAATACACCCGCGAGCATTTGATGCTGGGTGCGTTGCAAGGCAAGATTTTGGATGCCGACGGCTCAGTGCTTTATGACCTGTACAAAGAATTCGGCATTACCCGCAATTCGGCCAGCTGGAAACTCGGCACCAAAACCACCGAAGTCGGCGCGGAAATCGACAAAGTCATTACCGCCCAACGCGCCAAGCAAAAAGGCGCGATGGTTACCGGCTGGGTGGCGTTGTGCGGCGCGGATTTTCTGACCGCGCTGAAATACCACGACAAAATCAAACCGCTGTATGAGCGTTATCAAGACGGCGCGGCCTACCGCGAAGGCAGCCTGAACCCGATTGCCTTTGAGCATAACGGCATTAAGTTCATCCAGTATGTCGGCGATTTCGGGGCAAACGGCGCGAAAATCGACACGGACAAAGCCATTCTGCTGCCGGTCGGCCGCAAACTCTATGTCGAGGCTTTTGCTCCGGCAGACATGAATGCCACCGTCAACACCCGCGCGCTGCCGTATTACGCCAGCCGAGAGAAGCTGAATCACGACAAAGGCTGGAGCCTGCACATGCAGTCCAATCCGCTGCCGATTGCCCTGCGTCCTGATTTGGTCATGACCCTGTCTGCCGGTTAAGGCCGTCTGAAATGGCTCTGATTACCGCAGAAGACATGGTGGTGCGTTTCGGAGAGAAAGAACTCGCCGAGCGCACCGACCATGAAAATTACGAAGTCATCAACGAAGACGTGCTGGCCAAGGCCATGACCGACGCGGAAGAGGAAGCCGGCGCGTATCTGCGCGCCGCCAAACTCTCCTACGGCGCGGACGGCAATCCGCCGCCGCCCGTGCTGGTGATTAAGGTGTGCGACATTGCGCGCTACTACCTGTATCAGGACGCGGTGACGCAAATCATCGAAGACCGCTACAAGTCGGCAGTCTCATGGCTCAAGTCGGTGGTGTCCAACCCGGGCTTGCTCGACCCGACCCGCTACGACACGGCGGACAAGCCGTCAACGTGTGCGGTGGCGCCGAACGAAGCACCCGATTTGCGCGAATGGTTATAAAGGCCGTCTGAAATGCAGATTGTTATACATCATGACCTTGACCAAATTTCAGGCCGTCTGAACCGCTTGGCCGGTACGCTCGGCGGCGGTTTGACCAAGCCCATGCGCGCCATCGGCGGCGTGGTGGAATCATCGACCCGCCGCCGCATTGCCGAAACCAAAACCGCCCCAAGCGGTAAAAAATGGGCGGATTTGGCACCGCAGACCGTCGAAGCCAAAAAAGGCAAAGGCGGTATCTTGGTGGAGCACGGCAACCTGCTCGGCAGCATTACCCATCAGGCCGCCAAAGACAGCGTCATCGTCGGCTCGGTCATGGGTTATGCGGTCTATTTGCAGCAAGGCACGCGCCATATGAGCGCCCGTCCGTTTTTGGGCTTGTCGGGGCAGGATTATCAGGACATCGACGATTTGTTGGCCGACTGGCTGGAGGGATTGATACATGCTTAAGCAACACGGCAACCTGCTGGCCGTCTATCCGCTGATACTCGAGCGCATGGCGGCGGTTGACGGTGTGAAAGCCGTAAAAGAAATCGGCGACCTGTCCGAAATCGTGGCCGCCGCGCGCGAAAAGCGCAAAGTGTCGCCGCTGGACGGTGCGGTTTATGTGGTGTACGGCGGCGAGACCGTGGCCGACACCGCCAACCGCAGCGGCCAAAGCAAACATACGCTGCACTTTACGTTTATTCTGGCCAAAACCTACACCGCCGGCGGCAAATCGCCGCTTTACGAAGCCGGTGCGGTATTGACCGCGATTCAGACGGCCTTTGCCGGGTGGGAGCCGGGTCGGGAATACACCGTTTCCGAATTCCGCCGCGAGCCGTCGCCGCCCATCGAGTACAACGACGGCTACGCCTTTTTTCCGATCTCATTTACCACCGACGTGGTGGTCAAACCCAACTAAAGGAGTGATTTATGTCACGCACCCATGACGACGGCCTGTTATTCGCGGGCACCGTTTACGCCCGCAACCGCCGTATTCCCGGCAGCGGCTTTTACGACATCGGCAACACCACCGGTCTGAGTATCAAGAACGAAGCCGAAAAAATCCAGCGCACCAGCAAACGTAAAGACAGCTACGGCCAGCCGCTCGACAGCCTGGCCAACAAGCAGCCGTCCGAATTGAGCTACACGCTCGACACCTTTGACCGCACCAACTTGGCAATGGCCTTGATGGGCGAAGCATCGGTGATTGAGGCCAAAGCCGTTAAAGTGACCGACGAAGTCGTGACCATCGGCAACAAGGGGCAATGGTACAAAATCAGCATTGACAATATCGACGGCAAAGTTACCGTTAAAAACGCCGCTGACCAAGCGGTCAAGCCCGAGTATATCGAGGTTAACGCCACCTTGGGCATGATTTTGATTAAGGACGAGTGCGACAACGTGGCCGCCGGCGAAACCGTCAAAGTCACCGCATCCACCGGCGCGAAAGGCGGCTTTATGATTGAAGCCGATACCGTGGGCGACTACGACTTGGAAATCATGCTCGACGGCGTGAACCGCGTCAGCGGCGAAAACGTCA is a window of Neisseria yangbaofengii DNA encoding:
- a CDS encoding phage portal protein family protein; translation: MFGLVKAHKIKTTIKDLTQATDDALNNLYAGMEGADALLARLGVSRQDALEAVTADDEVAACLEDLRAAMLAKPWRVYGNGLDEETADRIWKNLRHHLPVLAEVVLTARLGGYGVARYVYHREPDGFIAIRQVSNKAGELDRYRPLLDGTLVYRGLAGDKLCDLNLMYLFLSHRATSTNPAGEMAAARLYAPVALRKKGFVYAAQFVTRYAQPYMVAKITANTEEEHHSFLSRFYTFLSGGALTIGREDDMQMLQNSADGQAFRRLENLANARIQKALLGKVKTSDLETSSRASQETEENNREERVGAYLMLLSQAAQHFIDALVMANNAYGLPVKADKGVWFEFEQETKVDVQRAERDKKYLESGSLRLTRDYYRDVLGFDEAHFEIVEPAMPSETPAAKLSLKLSDGLNPAKQPLTVEQAIMQPKIQAVLSALEECNDYAEFEDRLSQLDLSKTDNILIQRLVSDGLKAWSEGAADE
- a CDS encoding phage minor head protein yields the protein MSDVEYKPSGLVDKAALEHFKTKKILPGFSHYDVWLYQHSLAFTVAKMMDADMLAEVKQAIEQALQNGTSFADFKKRLKPYLMAKGWWGEQIMTDPLDEVQKLVQLGSTRRLKTIFNTNMQTAFAAGQWQRIQANKAALPYLRYNASAAGTPRDSHKRYYGLILPVDHEIWNVIFPPNGYGCKCSVSALTRRQAEREGISGEPDVEMLEFTNPRTGQTVLIPDDITPSFAHNHGDRLGAMNALFADKHGDGFVARVAAEADRHVFSRVVRPNFLSVKPELTVLDDGKIPNAQALVYSEAGRGYQLGYESAGHYGSQEVIERDGKFYIISYDIGGVNIEHVSAELLETRKTEAIMVAVNGLDGSLPDKMAAKIKDADFGGADFADKLAAYLYTTNAGYKKVNPRLIENRGKLDGLTNDVVQITRAIDRFLEVSPKYQGVTKRMVNSNKIPDLKSYLIAHTVGNMVRYSNFTSTALSYGTYGKNLDIELTIHGRNGVKIEAVSAFGSTEAEVLMPRSSVYKVVSRTETDGKYFIGLEEITGKGYDETLIIQLSDLRGRQ
- a CDS encoding oxaloacetate decarboxylase alpha chain, encoding MSEYKNKTVSHELGNTVGDYIKYEATYQTRVAVAAAPDTKAGTFVDFPLRGKKLVALTDESDGKVVVQPHNCVIDLSLLTAAAVNAAAAESGLDGLKKEGDPYGIVYIGTPKD
- a CDS encoding major capsid protein, which codes for MPLSNDSKFGVKALTMAVNQVPATPTQIRELGIFEPQYLTTTNVDVEYQEGRLNLVQSRERGMGGQPVPKKSRNIRTFKIPHLPQDDVVRADEVQNLRAFGTEQAATVESVVNDKLADGKLNLEYTREHLMLGALQGKILDADGSVLYDLYKEFGITRNSASWKLGTKTTEVGAEIDKVITAQRAKQKGAMVTGWVALCGADFLTALKYHDKIKPLYERYQDGAAYREGSLNPIAFEHNGIKFIQYVGDFGANGAKIDTDKAILLPVGRKLYVEAFAPADMNATVNTRALPYYASREKLNHDKGWSLHMQSNPLPIALRPDLVMTLSAG
- a CDS encoding phage protein Gp36 family protein, which encodes MALITAEDMVVRFGEKELAERTDHENYEVINEDVLAKAMTDAEEEAGAYLRAAKLSYGADGNPPPPVLVIKVCDIARYYLYQDAVTQIIEDRYKSAVSWLKSVVSNPGLLDPTRYDTADKPSTCAVAPNEAPDLREWL
- a CDS encoding phage virion morphogenesis protein, with amino-acid sequence MQIVIHHDLDQISGRLNRLAGTLGGGLTKPMRAIGGVVESSTRRRIAETKTAPSGKKWADLAPQTVEAKKGKGGILVEHGNLLGSITHQAAKDSVIVGSVMGYAVYLQQGTRHMSARPFLGLSGQDYQDIDDLLADWLEGLIHA
- a CDS encoding phage tail terminator protein, with the translated sequence MLKQHGNLLAVYPLILERMAAVDGVKAVKEIGDLSEIVAAAREKRKVSPLDGAVYVVYGGETVADTANRSGQSKHTLHFTFILAKTYTAGGKSPLYEAGAVLTAIQTAFAGWEPGREYTVSEFRREPSPPIEYNDGYAFFPISFTTDVVVKPN